A part of Mustela erminea isolate mMusErm1 chromosome 9, mMusErm1.Pri, whole genome shotgun sequence genomic DNA contains:
- the LOC116600146 gene encoding olfactory receptor 52N1 codes for MSFINGTSLTPASFILNGIPGLEEVHLWISFPLCTMYSIAITGNFGLMYLIYSEEALHRPMYIFLALLSFTDVLMCTSTLPNTLCILWFSLKEIDFKACLVQMFFVHTFTGMESGVLMLMALDRYVAICYPLRYTTILTNEVIAKAGLLTFLRGVVLVIPFTFLTRRLPYCRGNVIPHTYCDHMSVAKISCGNVRINAIYGLMVALLIGGFDILCITISYTMILRAVVSLSSADAQQKAFSTCTAHICAIVITYVPAFFTFFTHRFGGHTIPPHIHIIMANLYLLMPPTMNPIVYGVKTKQIRKSVFRFLLKGKDNSHKI; via the coding sequence ATGTCATTCATAAATGGCACCAGTCTAACTCCAGCTTCATTCATCTTAAATGGCATCCCTGGGCTGGAAGAAGTGCATCTGTGGATCTCCTTCCCACTGTGCACCATGTACAGCATTGCCATCACAGGGAACTTTGGCCTTATGTACCTCATTTACTCTGAAGAAGCCTTACACAGACCTATGTACATCTTCCTAGCCCTTCTTTCCTTCACAGATGTGCTCATGTGCACCAGCACTCTTCCCAACACCCTCTGCATATTGTGGTTCAGCCTCAAGGAGATTGACTTTAAGGCTTGCCTGGTCCAGATGTTCTTTGTGCATACATTTACAGGGATGGAGTCTGGGGTGCTCATGCTTATGGCACtggaccgctatgtggccatctgctaCCCCCTGCGCTATACTACTATCCTCACTAATGAAGTCATTGCCAAGGCTGGACTCCTCACTTTTCTTAGAGGTGTAGTACTTGTTATCCCTTTCACTTTCCTCACCAGGCGCCTGCCATACTGCAGGGGCAATGTCATACCTCACACCTACTGTGACCACATGTCTGTGGCCAAGATATCCTGTGGAAATGTTAGGATCAATGCTATCTATGGTTTGATGGTTGCGCTACTGATTGGGGGCTTTGATATCTTGTGCATCACAATCTCCTACACCATGATCCTTCGAGCAGTTGTGAGTCTCTCTTCAGCAGATGCACAGCAGAAGGCCTTCAGCACATGTACCGCCCACATCTGTGCCATTGTCATCACCTATGTTCCAGCCTTCTTCACGTTCTTTACTCACCGGTTTGGGGGACATACTATTCCTCCACATATACACATTATTATGGCTAATCTGTATCTGCTGATGCCTCCCACAATGAACCCTATTGTGTATGGGGTGAAAACTAAGCAGATACGAAAAAGTGTCTTTAGATTCTTGCTTAAGGGAAAAGATAATTCTCATAAAATTTAA